In Candidatus Thorarchaeota archaeon, the genomic window CCGGAGTCGGTGTTTTGGAAGGACCAGACCCTGACGTATGTGGGATGCAACACCAACTTTGCCATGCTTGCATGCGTGGGCAAGCCAGAGGACATAGTTGGCAGGAGGGACTCAGACCTTGGATGGCCCGACAACCAGAGAGAGCAGTTCACAGAGGCCGACAGGAGCGTCATGAAGTGTGACGAGCCCACTTACAGGATAGCACAGACGTTGCTCACTCCGGATGACAGGGAGCTCACGGTTGAGATAAGCCGAGTGCCTCTCCATGACGCAAAGGGAAACGTGATTGGAATACTGGGTACGATTCATGACATCACTCAGAGGCGTGCCAAGGAGGAGGAAGTGCGTCGTTCGGAACAGAAGTACCGCGCACTGGCAGAGCACAGTATGCAGGGAATCAGCATTCTGACTTCCAGAGGTTTCGGCTATGTGAATCGTGCTTTTGCTCAGATTGTTGACCGCTCGGTCGACCAGCTTCTCAGCATGACTATCGACGAAGCGTGGAGCCTTGTGCATCCTGACGACAGACCCATGATGAGAGAGCGCATCGACGCGCGTGTGGCCCGCCGTCCTCTGTCCCCTTCGTATCAATACAGACTGCTGAGACCGGATGGCGAAGTGAGATGGGTAGAGAGTTTTGCGACCCCGATAGAATACGGTGGTGAGATCGCAGTCCAGACGGTCCTTGTAGACATCACCGATCGAAGGCAAGTGGAACGGGAAGTCAGGGCGGCCAATGAACGCGCATCGCTCTACTTGGATCTCATGTCTCACGACATACGCAACCAGATGCAGGTCATACTCAGCAGTGCGGCATTGCTCAGAGAAGCTGAAGATGACGAGATGAGAGCATCCTTCTATGAGATCATTTCGAGCTCAGTGCAGCGATGTTCTCGCATGATTGAGGAAGTGAGGTCCACAGAGCGCCTAGCGATGGCCCCCCTCGGTGAGCGGTCACTACACAGGTCGCTCAAGCTCTGTGTCGATGCCCTGAGCAGTAGGTCCCATTCTGCGGTCTTTCAGACCAATCTTCAGACGGATGAGGCTTTGATTCTGGCCGATGACTTCCTTGAGCTCATGCTCACGAACATACTCATGAATGCAGTCGAGCACAATCCGAAGGAGACGAAGCATGTGTGGGTGTCACTGGTGGAGCACGGGGACAGCTATGTTGTGACAGTGAGCGACGATGGTCCGGGCATTCCGGATGCCAACAAGGCGGGCCTCTTTGACCAAGCACGGCGCTTCGGCGGGCTCGGTCTTCACCAGGCGACCCAGATTGTGGAGAAGTACGGCGGCACACTTGAGGTATACGACCGGGTACCAGGTGACTATCGGCAAGGTGCAGAGTTCAGAATCACAATCCCGCGTCACCACAGACCCGCGTGAAGACCTATTCTCTCAGTACTCTGATTTCCCTCTCGTTGAGCGGGCCGATGCCGAGTGTGGCTGCGTGTCTGATCTGTGGTAGCGACCAAGTGTCTTCCTTGATTCGGTTCTCTGCATGATACGCCCTGAGTATGTCAACAGCATGGGCATCAATCGCGAGCATGTTGTTGGAGGCTAGCACCAGGTTTGGACTCACGACTTCGCCGCGGGCAGGTCCTCCAGTGACGAACGCTCTGCGTCCATCCATCACAATCAGCGTAGGCCTGAAGTATGAGGCCAGCTCGACACACTTCTCTTCCAGATGTCGTGCGTGCATCTTTAATCGGTCGCTTGGCTTCACCCACCCGACAAACATCTTCATTGACATGGTGAATCTCGCGAACCTGTGCGTCTTGAGGCAGGGCGCGAGGACAAGCGTTCCCACGTCCGTGACCGAGGCTCCGACAGACACGGTCTTGAGGTACTTCCCTTTGGGTATCCTCACCCGCTTCCAGTCGTGCTCGTCGAGATAGACCAGCTCCGCACCAAGCTCTGATGCGACCGTGGCCAGTCCGTTCTTCTCGGCGACTGCACGTGTGGAGAGCGAGAACATTGAGCTCTCCACTATTCTCAGTTCTCCCGTACCCGCATTGAGAAGGGCCTCACCCAGTGCCTTGATGAACTGAGGG contains:
- a CDS encoding PAS domain S-box protein, whose amino-acid sequence is MTGPIHTDEKRGSGSTHLKSDILYRLLVDTMNDALVVADADSVITYANQRFCEILGYTMGEVLGSNLRKFIDEDNWLTVEEETKRRRKGESSAYEIEWIHWTGERVPTIVSASPLMDDKGTFVGSFAVVTDITEIRKTATELRQSREMLRLVIDSIPESVFWKDQTLTYVGCNTNFAMLACVGKPEDIVGRRDSDLGWPDNQREQFTEADRSVMKCDEPTYRIAQTLLTPDDRELTVEISRVPLHDAKGNVIGILGTIHDITQRRAKEEEVRRSEQKYRALAEHSMQGISILTSRGFGYVNRAFAQIVDRSVDQLLSMTIDEAWSLVHPDDRPMMRERIDARVARRPLSPSYQYRLLRPDGEVRWVESFATPIEYGGEIAVQTVLVDITDRRQVEREVRAANERASLYLDLMSHDIRNQMQVILSSAALLREAEDDEMRASFYEIISSSVQRCSRMIEEVRSTERLAMAPLGERSLHRSLKLCVDALSSRSHSAVFQTNLQTDEALILADDFLELMLTNILMNAVEHNPKETKHVWVSLVEHGDSYVVTVSDDGPGIPDANKAGLFDQARRFGGLGLHQATQIVEKYGGTLEVYDRVPGDYRQGAEFRITIPRHHRPA
- a CDS encoding DUF362 domain-containing protein; the protein is MSQQHAYDVAEVQATQDLRHSIERAVGLLGGLKRFVNEDEVVTLKPNLNTADPFPASSDPQFIKALGEALLNAGTGELRIVESSMFSLSTRAVAEKNGLATVASELGAELVYLDEHDWKRVRIPKGKYLKTVSVGASVTDVGTLVLAPCLKTHRFARFTMSMKMFVGWVKPSDRLKMHARHLEEKCVELASYFRPTLIVMDGRRAFVTGGPARGEVVSPNLVLASNNMLAIDAHAVDILRAYHAENRIKEDTWSLPQIRHAATLGIGPLNEREIRVLRE